The proteins below are encoded in one region of Streptomyces marianii:
- the glmU gene encoding bifunctional UDP-N-acetylglucosamine diphosphorylase/glucosamine-1-phosphate N-acetyltransferase GlmU, with amino-acid sequence MSANRPAAVVVLAAGEGTRMKSKTPKVLHEIAGRSLVGHVVSAARELGPEQLVVVVGHASEHVRQHLAAHYEGTRTAFQAEQNGTGHAVRMALEELGQAPDGTVVVVCGDTPLLSGETLSALAETHATDGNAVTVLTAEVPDSTGYGRIVRDAVTGAVTAIVEHKDASEAERAIKEINSGVFAFDGRLLADALGKVRTDNSQGEEYLTDVLGILREAGHRVGASVAGDHREILGINNRVQLAEARRLLNQRLLERAMTAGVTVVDPASVLVDVTVTFERDAVVHPGTQLLGATHVAEDAEVGPNTRLRDTVVGRGARVDNTVADRAVIGESASVGPYAYLRPGTKLGPKAKAGTYVEMKNASLGEGTKVPHLSYVGDATIGEYTNIGAASVFVNYDGEAKHHTTIGSHCRTGSDNMFVAPVTVGDGAYTAAGSVITKDVPPGSLAVARGQQRNIEGWVARKRPGSAAAQAAQAAGEVVEREG; translated from the coding sequence GTGAGCGCCAACCGCCCGGCCGCCGTCGTCGTCCTTGCAGCGGGTGAGGGCACCCGCATGAAGTCGAAGACCCCCAAGGTCCTGCACGAGATCGCCGGGCGCTCGCTCGTCGGGCACGTCGTGTCCGCCGCCCGTGAGCTCGGACCCGAGCAGCTCGTCGTGGTCGTGGGTCATGCGAGCGAACACGTCAGGCAACATCTCGCGGCGCACTACGAGGGGACGCGCACGGCCTTCCAGGCGGAGCAGAACGGCACGGGCCATGCCGTACGGATGGCGCTGGAGGAGCTGGGCCAGGCCCCGGACGGCACGGTCGTGGTCGTGTGCGGTGACACTCCCCTCCTTTCCGGCGAGACGCTGTCGGCGCTCGCCGAAACGCATGCGACCGACGGCAACGCCGTGACGGTGCTGACGGCGGAGGTCCCGGACTCGACGGGGTACGGCCGGATCGTGCGGGACGCCGTCACGGGTGCGGTGACCGCGATCGTGGAGCACAAGGACGCCTCCGAGGCCGAGCGGGCGATCAAGGAGATCAACTCGGGTGTCTTCGCGTTCGACGGCCGGCTGCTGGCGGATGCGCTGGGCAAGGTGCGCACGGACAACAGCCAGGGCGAGGAGTACCTGACGGACGTGCTCGGGATCCTGCGCGAGGCGGGGCACCGGGTGGGTGCGTCGGTGGCCGGGGATCACCGCGAGATCCTGGGGATCAACAACCGGGTACAGCTCGCGGAGGCGCGCCGGCTGCTGAACCAGCGGCTGCTGGAGCGGGCCATGACGGCCGGCGTGACGGTGGTGGATCCGGCGTCGGTGCTGGTGGACGTGACGGTGACGTTCGAGCGGGACGCGGTGGTTCACCCGGGTACGCAGTTGCTGGGTGCGACGCATGTGGCGGAGGACGCCGAGGTGGGTCCGAACACGCGGCTGCGGGACACGGTGGTGGGCCGTGGGGCGCGGGTGGACAACACGGTGGCGGACCGCGCGGTGATCGGCGAGTCGGCGTCGGTGGGTCCGTACGCGTATCTGCGTCCCGGGACGAAGCTCGGCCCCAAGGCCAAGGCGGGTACGTACGTGGAGATGAAGAACGCCTCGCTCGGCGAGGGCACGAAGGTGCCGCATCTGTCGTACGTGGGTGACGCGACGATCGGTGAGTACACGAACATCGGTGCCGCTTCGGTGTTCGTGAACTACGACGGTGAGGCGAAGCACCACACGACGATCGGCTCTCACTGCCGGACGGGGTCGGACAACATGTTTGTTGCTCCTGTCACAGTCGGGGACGGTGCGTACACCGCGGCGGGCTCGGTGATCACGAAGGATGTGCCTCCGGGTTCGCTGGCCGTGGCCCGTGGCCAGCAGCGGAATATCGAGGGTTGGGTGGCGCGGAAGCGTCCGGGGAGCGCGGCCGCGCAGGCAGCTCAGGCCGCAGGTGAGGTCGTGGAGCGCGAAGGCTGA
- a CDS encoding sensor histidine kinase, whose translation MSTTGAHQDSADDASPRSLLWWGRRRSAVLDVGLGLVSAAECALEGVRFSETAALPVPVGVVFGLLAGSVLVLRRRWPVAVVLVSIAITPAEMGFLMGIVGLYTLAASEAPRRVIAALAGMSLLGTLIVTFVRTRQDVARADFDPGPWYVPVVSVVMSIGLTAPPLLLGLYVGARRRLMESLRERAVSLEQELSLLADRAEQQAQWARTEERTRIAREMHDVVAHRVSLMVVHAAALQAVALKDPQKAVKNAALVGDMGRQALTELREMLGVLRSGEEVAARAAAEPVPLAAVGAAAAAAAEAAEAAVTGEGPSLADIGSLVEQSRLAGMVVELSVQGESREYRPEVEQTAFRVVQEALTNVHKHAAGAKAWVRVAHRDAEIAMQVENGPSERGAADADLPSGGNGLVGMRERVSALGGVFVSGPTDGGGFRVSAVLPMESPVESSVV comes from the coding sequence ATGAGCACAACGGGGGCACACCAGGACTCTGCGGACGACGCGTCGCCGCGGAGCTTGCTGTGGTGGGGGCGGCGGCGGAGTGCGGTGCTGGACGTGGGGCTCGGCCTCGTGTCCGCGGCGGAGTGCGCGCTGGAGGGGGTGCGGTTCTCGGAGACGGCCGCGCTGCCCGTTCCGGTGGGGGTGGTCTTCGGGCTGCTCGCCGGGTCGGTGCTGGTGTTGCGCCGGCGTTGGCCGGTCGCCGTGGTGCTGGTGTCGATCGCGATCACGCCGGCCGAGATGGGCTTCCTGATGGGGATCGTCGGGCTGTACACGCTCGCCGCCTCGGAGGCGCCGCGGCGGGTGATCGCGGCGCTGGCGGGGATGTCGTTGCTGGGAACGCTGATCGTCACGTTCGTCAGGACGCGCCAGGACGTGGCGAGGGCCGACTTCGATCCTGGTCCCTGGTACGTGCCGGTGGTGTCGGTCGTGATGTCGATCGGACTGACCGCTCCGCCGCTGCTGCTGGGGCTGTACGTGGGGGCGCGGCGGCGGTTGATGGAGAGCCTGCGGGAGCGTGCGGTCAGTCTGGAGCAGGAGTTGTCCCTGCTGGCCGACCGTGCGGAGCAGCAGGCGCAGTGGGCGCGTACGGAGGAGCGCACGCGGATCGCGCGGGAGATGCACGACGTGGTGGCGCACCGGGTGAGTCTCATGGTGGTGCATGCGGCGGCGTTGCAGGCGGTGGCGTTGAAGGATCCGCAGAAGGCGGTGAAGAACGCGGCCCTGGTGGGGGACATGGGACGGCAGGCGTTGACGGAGTTGCGCGAGATGCTGGGCGTGCTGCGGTCGGGCGAGGAGGTCGCGGCGCGGGCGGCGGCCGAGCCGGTGCCGTTGGCGGCGGTGGGGGCGGCGGCCGCGGCCGCCGCTGAGGCCGCTGAGGCCGCGGTGACGGGTGAGGGGCCGTCGTTGGCGGACATCGGCTCGCTGGTGGAGCAGTCGCGGCTGGCCGGGATGGTGGTCGAGCTCTCGGTGCAGGGTGAGTCGCGCGAGTACCGGCCGGAGGTGGAGCAGACGGCGTTCCGGGTGGTGCAGGAGGCGTTGACGAACGTGCACAAGCACGCGGCGGGTGCGAAGGCGTGGGTGCGGGTCGCCCATCGTGATGCGGAGATCGCGATGCAGGTCGAGAACGGTCCGTCGGAGCGGGGTGCGGCGGACGCGGATCTGCCGAGCGGGGGCAACGGCCTGGTGGGTATGCGGGAGCGCGTGTCGGCGCTGGGTGGTGTGTTCGTGTCGGGGCCGACGGACGGGGGCGGTTTCCGGGTGTCGGCGGTGCTGCCGATGGAGTCGCCGGTGGAGTCGTCGGTGGTGTGA